The following DNA comes from Legionella sp. PATHC032.
ATTGAAAGTGGGATGTATCCAAATCAAGATTTTACTAAAGAAAAAGCCATTGAATTAGGAAAAAAAATCTATAAGGTTAACCCGGATACCGGGCAACTTGAATTGAAGCCGGATGAATTAATGCAGGTAAATAATCAAAAGCTATACGGAGTCATTAGTGGAGATTGGATTTTAGCTCTATATCCAGATGACAACGCCTACATACCCGTTATTCTCAATCTTTCAACTGGCGAATGGATTGATAACCTGCAGAGTGATTTTGCCAAATCAAGTCCAGCAGAAGAACTAAAGAAACAGCTACAAGAGTTTTATGGTAAAAAACTGGTGTATCCCATCCAATAAAAGCACTATATAAAGTTAATGCATAATCGCCCGGACAAAGCAGAAGAAGTCTAGTATACTTCACAGTCTAGATTATTCTTAGTCAGCTGGCACTTCAATAACTCATATTTACTACTAAAGTTGCTTATTTGATTCCTCTATAAGATTAAACAATCTTTCTAATGAGTCACTCAGTACTATTCTTTCACAACCATAAATTGCAATAATTCTAAATACTGCCTCTCGATTACGCCTCCCTGTATGAATCTCTTTTTTCCCCAAATCATATAGATAAGGTTCAGTTGTGATAAACCTGTTTTTTAATTCAACTCTTAGTGCCTCCATAACACATTTTAGAGCTTGATATACTCTGGCTATGGCATTTCTTTCAGCTGAATTTAATGATGGCAACCAATCTAAAGAATAACCATTAATTATTGAATATAAAGTATAAAGTAAATATCGACTGTCATTGTTGGCAAAATAACCATATAAATCCAGGCATTCTGTTGTGGTGAGCTGACGATATAGAATTAGCATTTCTTGATGAAATTTTTCTAAATCATCCTCTTGAGATATACTTTCCATAACCAGACGTTGCTGCAAAACCATCACAGCATCAATTAGCCTGTTAGGATTAAACCAAAATTTGTATGCCCTTCCCAAATCATGTAAACGTTCCAGGGTAACTTTCTCATTATTTTCAGGTGTGAATTGTACTTTAAGGTTTTTAACAGCTAATTGGATTATATCTCTATAAACCTCATTGACTTCGATCAGAATACCTTGAGGCAGTTCCTCACCATGAAATAGGAAATCAATACCTGGATTTAGTCCGTATTGAAGCGCATTGCTATGTAATTGTTTTTGTAGAAGTTCTATAAATTCATGCAAAAAACCAAGGCGCATACGAACTGAAACCAATTTTTCAGGATGAATTAATTCATTAAATAATTTATCAGGATACAATTTATAAAAAAATATGGCATTTACTAAATTAACAACTTCAGATTCGGAAAAAAAAGTTAAGGCTATCGTTTGTTCTTCAAGATCCCAATTGCGAAATAACTTGGCTGGCTCTCTTAATAAAGTGGAATTATGATTCCAGATATCAACCAGAGTTGATAACCATAATTCAAGATTCTCTTTCTTAAATAACTGCTTTAGTCTATCAAACTGATTCAGGATTAAATGATTGATTCCCTCTGAAAGATCATATGGCTCAATTGCTTTAGCAAGATATTGATATAATGATGATATCTCAACAATAATTTTAGCTTCCTCCAGCAAATTCACTGCTGCAGATATTTTCTGTTTCAGATGTATAATCCTGTTGCAAGCTTCCGGATAACTAATATCCTTATGTGTCTCCAAACGCCCGAATCGTTTAAATTTTGAATCAATATCTATTAATTTCAAATACTCTGAATATTTATCTGCTAAAGCCATGTAAAGTGAATACCTGTTTTTTGAAAAGACTGTATCATCCTGCTGCTTAAAGCATTTGCCCAGCTGAGTCTCCAACTGTTTCAACTCATATTTGATTCGAGCTTTGGCTCTGTCATTATCCGTAACGAACCAATTTGGTAAAGTAAGTGTCTTTTGAGTCATCCCTTTCTCCTCAAGCATTATCCTGACACTTGAACTTTAACAATAGCATTGAAAAGAAATATTTTCCTAATTTTTATAACTAACAAAATACAAATTTTGCAATAAACCAGGTTTTGCTCTCTAAAAAGCCCTGGTAATCATAAATATTTAAAAATAATTGCAAGCAACTGATAAACTTGCCAAAATTAAAGCAATATATTTTTTGACCTTTGAGGCAAATTGATGTCACAACGCCACTATTTGCTATTTATTGATAATGAACCTGTCAGTGAAGAACTGAAAGATTATTTTGAAAAATTTAATCTTGATATTATTCAACAAAAGAAATTGTTTCCTATTCATGTTGAAAAAGGATTACCTACCGCCATTTTAATTAATTGGTCAATTTTAAAAACTGAACCAGAGGTAATTGAACAATTTTATAATATGTATCCAGTACCATTAATTGTTATTAATAATAAGCCTGATGAAGAATCAAGCATTGCCATGCTTGAAGCCGGTGCCGATGATTTTATGACCAAACCCATTTATCCCCGTGAACTGCATGCGCGAATTGGTGCTATTTCTCGTCGAGTAATCAGGGCGCAACAAAAAGTCGATCATGGTAAAGAAGTATTAATGTTTGCTAACTGGCGACTTTATCCAGCTTCGCGACAAGTATTCGGGGAGAATAATGAAGAATTACAATTAAGCGCCGGTGAATACGATTTGCTTCTCACTTTTGTCCAACAACCACAACGAGTCCTGGATAGAGAGTTTTTATTACAAATTACCAAGAATACAGACTTGGTTCCTTTTGACCGAAGGATTGATGTGCAAATTAGTCGTTTACGTCAAAAAATCGAAATAGATAAAAAAAAACCGGCTTTAATTAAAACCATTCGCAATGGTGGTTATATGTTCACAGCTCGAGTTGTAACCCTTAAAGAAAGTGACGCTACATTATAATTGATTATAATCTGGCAGATTTAAGCAAATTAGTTCATCTTATTTATTTAACACTTTTTTAAAAAAACATGAGCTGATCTTTGCTTTATTGGTGCAATACCTGACTTATCCTTTACATGCTGGCATTGCACCCTATAATTTCTAACTTCTGGATATCCCTGATTTACCAAGCATTGTCTGCCATCTCTCAAAACAAGATAAAGCACCAATTTATTTAGGCTTGTTATTAGAAGGCACTATATCTTTTGTTTCATTTTTTAATATCGCAACTGCGCTTTTCATTTCAACAGGCGTGTTAATACCTTGTTTTTCTATGTCTTTCTGCAAAGAAGACAAAGATATTTGCGATTGTTGTTTGGTTACTGTCGGCCGTTCTTGAGTATTTGCTTTAACTTTTGTTGGGCTGCTGGTTTTCGGTTTTGCTTTACTTATTTTTGACTTTGGCTGTCCAGCAATAGACTTTGTTTTACTTTTTGCTGTAATGGATTTTTTACTCGCTGATGATTTTGGGGCGTTGGTATCCACTTTGTGGCTTGCTTTGCCTATGATTGGATTAACTTTCTTTTCAGTTGGATTGTCTGCCATCTGATCATAAATATTAATCCAATGATGTTCCATTATTTGAAATACATTCAACATGTAACTCATTGCTTTTTGACTATTTTGAATGAATACATTCATATTTTTTTCCAGAATTTCTTCAGGTTTTAAAACATTGAATAATTCAACAGGAGTAACATAAGACACACTTTTTAATGTTTTAAGATTGAGATCCAACAAATCCTGAATTGGTTTTTCAACAGATCGAAACAAACTATTTAAATCTTTTGGCTGAAAAAATTGCTCTTTCATTACACTCTCCATATGTTGCAACGCACAAAAACAAGATTAGCTTAAAAAAATAATTTGTCAAACATTTAATTCCTTTTCGTCGTAGGTCCATAAATCAGTCCCCTCTCTAACTGGCTTGCTTCTAAATTATTTTTTACTCTCACCAGCAAGGTAATCATATCAAAACATTTATTCTTACTCTGAGTCCAATAATTATTGCGTTTTACAGAATATTTTTTGATAAAGCAAATTGTCACAAACAAAAATGTATCCAGGATAGAAACTCTAATTATTTACCCTTTCTCAACAAAGGGTTCTCTTCACCATTTTGTGTTTTTTTGCCTAATCGTTTGGATAAAAGAACTGAAGCTCTATTTTCTTTCACTTTCGCAAAAAAAGATTCTTCTTTCGTGGCTAATAACTCTTTATAAGTTTTGCTTTGATATGCTTTTTTAACAGGGGCTCTATGCGGTTGCTCTTCATCAAAAAAATTTAGAATAAACATTTTTTTAGCTACCGAATGTATAGGCGTTTTAGCATTGTTTGCAAAACTCCATTGTTTCCCAAATTCATCAACAATAGAAACTGAACCACTATAGTGGTAAATAGGTTTTTCTGACCTCAACAAAGAATGTCCCAATAATTCAGCCATCATTTTATTTTTTTTATCGGTCCCGCAGCAATAAAGATGAATCGCCGATACCCAATATGATATGGGTAAAATATCTCTCTCAAAGCGTTCAGCCACTTTTTTTATATCAAGGTGTTCTGCGATTAATGGATTGGAATGATTAAAAACAACCTTTAAGTTTTCATCATCTGAACCATGCGCACAAATATATATATCTATTTTTTCGTCAAATAGATCATAATCAATATCATCACTGAAATAAATTATTTCAGTGCGAACATTGGAAAATTGCTCATCGTTTTTTTTCCAAAGTTCAACCATTGATTTTAAATCGCCAGCCTGGTTCCTGGGGAAAGGTACATACAAAATTTTCATACGTTCTATTTCATATTAGAAATAGTATCATTATAACACTACTACCACAAAAATAATATACAATGATTGCTATTTGATCATGTGTTTAGTATCTTACCCCCAAAATGAGATCTTAATATATACATCGAAGCAATCTATTGCGATAAAATTAATAAATTGTATTGCTTTATCAATGAATGATCATTTAAGTAAACTAAAATAGAGACAAGCTGGAAGCCTATTGGGAACAGTATGATTCAACCACAATAGCGTAGCAGAAAAAATCGAGCTCTATTTTTGATAATGACAGAACTATTGATCGTCAAAGTCGATAAGAGTTATTTTCTTTTTTTATTAACCTTAATCATCTTTACACCTCTTATCATATTGTCGCTGACCCTTAATATTTCAATATGATAGTGGTCAATAACCAGGCAAGAATCAGGAGGTGGAATATATCCTAAATGCTCAATAATCAGGCCACTTAAGGTCCTTGGTCCGATTAAAGGCAGGTTCCAACCCATCATACGATTTAAATGGCGAATGGTTATACTGGCATCGACTATGACCGACCCATCTTGCTGAGGAGTAATATCACGACTTAGAGCAGCGATATCTGTTGTGAATTCACCAACTATTTCCTCAAGAATATCTTCCATCGTTACAAGCCCAAGAATATCGCCATACTCATCCACAACAAAGCAACTTCTTCTTTTCATTTTTCTGAAATTAAGGATTTGTATGTTTAATGGGGTAGCCTCTGGAATAAAATAAGGAACTTCAGCACTATTTAATAAATTTTCCATATCCAACTTATTTTCTAATGCTAAATTTAAAATATTTCTTACGTGGATCATCCCTACCAAATGATCAATAGAACCATGGTAAACTGGTAATCTTGTGTGTTGTGCTGTTTCCAATTGCTCTAAAAGCTCTATCCAGGGTAAATCTAAATCAATCCCAACAATATCAGCCTTGGGAACCATGATGTCTTCAACAGTTGCTTGTTCCAGATCCAATAAACTAATCAACATACTTTTATGCTCTACAGGCATTAAGCCTCCTGCCTCATGAACCACTGAACGCAACTCTTCGCCAGTTAGCATCTCCTTTTGCATCCGTTTTACCGATATATTAAATAATCTTAAGATGCCATTGGAAATCAAACTGATTAAATGGACCAAAGGAGAAAAAATCCATTGTAAAATGCTCAACGGCAATGAGGATGCAAATGCTACTTGCTGAGGGTAAATAGCAGCCAGAGTTTTAGGTGTCATTTCTGCAAAAACCAGGATCAGTATGGTCAACAAGGCAGTTGCTATAGCCACTCCTGCATCTCCATAAAACCGTTGCCCGATTAAAGTAGCTAGAGTTGATGCCACTATATTTGCCAAGGTATTTCCAATTAAAACCACACTTAATAGCTTATCAGGCCGAGCCAGCATGGAATTAACCCGAATGGCTTGCTTATCATTGCTTTTTACCAAGTGTCGTAATTTATATCTATTGATAGACATCATGCCAATTTCGGAACCTGAAAAAAAAGCAGACAGGCAAATTAGGAAAAATAATAAAACCAATAAAGTAGAAAGAGGGAGTTGCACTGAATATCCTTATACTTTTAAGAATGACAAATTATACAATAGAACTTGCTGTTTTGTAGTAGAAGGCGAGAGGGGCAGCAATAATAGCTAAGAGATAAGGTTGGTGCTGAGCAATGCCCAACACCAAACTCAGATAAAGTCACTGCATTATTTTTTTATGTGATTATAACGGTTAATACTGGATGTTATTTCTTCTCGAGCGGCCTCTGGACCTACCCAGCCCTCTACCTTGACCCATTTGCCTTCTTCCAGGTCTTTATAGTGCTTAAAAAAATGTTCGATAGATAATAATAAATGCTGAGGAATATCCTGGTAAGTTTGCATGGATTGATACATTTTACTTAATTTAGTTGTTGGAACAGCCAAAATCTTCGCATCAACTCCAGATTCATCTGTCATTTTTAACATGCCAACTGCTCGACATGAAATAACAGCCCCACTAATCAACGGAACAGGGGTTATTACCAACACATCTACAGGATCCCCATCTTCTGACAAAGTATTCGGGATATAACCATAATTTGTTGGATAAAACATGGCAGTCGTCATAAATCGATCTACAAATAAAGCACCAGTTTTTTTATCAACTTCATACTTTACAGGCTCACCGTGCATAGGAATTTCTATGATCACATTCACTTCATTTGGAACATCACGACCGCTCTGAATTTCCATTAAACTCATTTACGCACCCTTAATAATAAATAAAAGTAATATTATGCGAAAAAACGCATCAAAAGGCAAAGACAAGCGTTCGCAATATAATAAATGAAATGTATAATAGCATTTTGAATCGAACCATCGGATGACCTATGAATTGTTTGTTTTGCAAAATTGTCCAAGGTGAAATCCCTGCAACAATAGTTTTTGAAGACAAAAATATAATGGCTTTTCGCGATATTAGACCTCAAGCACCAACACATTTATTGATTATACCCAAAAAGCATATTGCAACTATTAATGATGTAAACGATGATGATAGCGAACTTCTTGCTAATATTCTAATAAGAGCAAAAAAATTAGCACAGGCTGAAGGGCTAAGTGAAATGGGTTATAGATTGGTTTTTAATGTTAATTCTGGTGGGGGGCAGGAAGTTTACCACATTCATTTACATTTACTTGGCGGGCGTCAAATGACTTGGCCGCCAGGTTAGGAATTCTTGCTATGGAAAAATTATATTCAAGTTTGCTTAAAGAGTTAGGCGAAGATATAAATCGTGAAGGATTGAAGGATACTCCTGGAAGAGCAGCTAATGCCTTACGTTATTTAACTAAAGGTTACAATGAGAACCTTGATGAAATCATTAACGGCGCTCTGTTTGATTCTGACATGAGTGAAATGGTTATCGTCAAGGACATAGAACTGTACTCATTATGCGAACATCACTTATTACCTTTTTTGGGTAAATGCCATGTTGGATATCTACCTGATGGCAAAGTAATAGGTTTATCCAAAATTGCTCGTATTGTAGATTTTTATGCGCGGAGACTGCAAATTCAAGAACGATTGACAGGCGAAATTGCTCATTGTATTGAATCCATTACCGGAGCTCGCGGTGTCGCCGTAGTAGTTGAAGCGAAACATCTTTGCATGATGATGCGTGGAGTCGAAAAACAAAACTCTGTCATGACTACTTCGGTTATGCTCGGTGAAATGCGTAACAATTCAAGCTGTCGTTTGGAATTCTTAAATTTAATTCGTTAATACAGATAACAAATGGGTAGGGGCTTTATCCCTGCCTGCAATAATAAAATAATTAACCCATTTATTGTTGATAACTTACCCGATATATTACATGAGCATAATCATCAGAGATTAATAGCGACCCATCCGGCATAACGAGCGTATCGACAGGTCTTCTCCATGCCTTTTCTCCCTGTAGCCTCAACTGATTCGAGGTTTGATCAACTAAGCGCTCAAAAACTAATATTTGATTATATTTTACCTGATGATTGGTTTGGCTCAAAGGCCAAAGGGGCTTTCATACTTAATGACTTTCATAAATTGTTTATTATCAATATTCAATCTAATCGCACATTAGGTTTATCGGGATAACGATGCTAAATACATGATATCAACAAGTAAAATGATTAGAGCCTGAAAAGAATGCGGCCTACAAAGTCGTTTGACTTAAAGGCCAAGACTTCTCATTGTAGCTATTGAAAATAGTATCCAAAAACAAAATAGCTCAACAATTATTATTTATTTTGTTTCTAATGGCATGCTTAACAGAGCCCAACGTCTAGAGTTTGTTACTTGCAAATGATTGAAATTTGAACATTGACGTTTTTACCAGCATCCTGGACAGGGGCCTATTTTAATAGAGCTCATAATCTCATTTATAGTAGAGTTTTCACTTAAAATATCTCGGA
Coding sequences within:
- the folE gene encoding GTP cyclohydrolase I FolE, with the translated sequence MEKLYSSLLKELGEDINREGLKDTPGRAANALRYLTKGYNENLDEIINGALFDSDMSEMVIVKDIELYSLCEHHLLPFLGKCHVGYLPDGKVIGLSKIARIVDFYARRLQIQERLTGEIAHCIESITGARGVAVVVEAKHLCMMMRGVEKQNSVMTTSVMLGEMRNNSSCRLEFLNLIR
- the ppa gene encoding inorganic diphosphatase — encoded protein: MSLMEIQSGRDVPNEVNVIIEIPMHGEPVKYEVDKKTGALFVDRFMTTAMFYPTNYGYIPNTLSEDGDPVDVLVITPVPLISGAVISCRAVGMLKMTDESGVDAKILAVPTTKLSKMYQSMQTYQDIPQHLLLSIEHFFKHYKDLEEGKWVKVEGWVGPEAAREEITSSINRYNHIKK
- a CDS encoding histidine triad nucleotide-binding protein, with product MNCLFCKIVQGEIPATIVFEDKNIMAFRDIRPQAPTHLLIIPKKHIATINDVNDDDSELLANILIRAKKLAQAEGLSEMGYRLVFNVNSGGGQEVYHIHLHLLGGRQMTWPPG
- a CDS encoding HlyC/CorC family transporter encodes the protein MQLPLSTLLVLLFFLICLSAFFSGSEIGMMSINRYKLRHLVKSNDKQAIRVNSMLARPDKLLSVVLIGNTLANIVASTLATLIGQRFYGDAGVAIATALLTILILVFAEMTPKTLAAIYPQQVAFASSLPLSILQWIFSPLVHLISLISNGILRLFNISVKRMQKEMLTGEELRSVVHEAGGLMPVEHKSMLISLLDLEQATVEDIMVPKADIVGIDLDLPWIELLEQLETAQHTRLPVYHGSIDHLVGMIHVRNILNLALENKLDMENLLNSAEVPYFIPEATPLNIQILNFRKMKRRSCFVVDEYGDILGLVTMEDILEEIVGEFTTDIAALSRDITPQQDGSVIVDASITIRHLNRMMGWNLPLIGPRTLSGLIIEHLGYIPPPDSCLVIDHYHIEILRVSDNMIRGVKMIKVNKKRK
- a CDS encoding winged helix-turn-helix domain-containing protein, with the protein product MSQRHYLLFIDNEPVSEELKDYFEKFNLDIIQQKKLFPIHVEKGLPTAILINWSILKTEPEVIEQFYNMYPVPLIVINNKPDEESSIAMLEAGADDFMTKPIYPRELHARIGAISRRVIRAQQKVDHGKEVLMFANWRLYPASRQVFGENNEELQLSAGEYDLLLTFVQQPQRVLDREFLLQITKNTDLVPFDRRIDVQISRLRQKIEIDKKKPALIKTIRNGGYMFTARVVTLKESDATL
- a CDS encoding RNA-binding protein; amino-acid sequence: MKILYVPFPRNQAGDLKSMVELWKKNDEQFSNVRTEIIYFSDDIDYDLFDEKIDIYICAHGSDDENLKVVFNHSNPLIAEHLDIKKVAERFERDILPISYWVSAIHLYCCGTDKKNKMMAELLGHSLLRSEKPIYHYSGSVSIVDEFGKQWSFANNAKTPIHSVAKKMFILNFFDEEQPHRAPVKKAYQSKTYKELLATKEESFFAKVKENRASVLLSKRLGKKTQNGEENPLLRKGK